Proteins co-encoded in one Kribbella solani genomic window:
- a CDS encoding antibiotic biosynthesis monooxygenase family protein, translating into MTTVELTRFRVLPEKTDELLAARPEMLKDFEADRAGFLGARLVRLPDNEWLDIVEWATPEAFAESREKGPNQPGIARFFAAIDSLVVAEEGVLAE; encoded by the coding sequence ATGACGACTGTAGAACTGACCCGATTCCGGGTGCTGCCGGAGAAGACCGACGAGCTGCTCGCCGCGCGACCGGAGATGCTGAAGGACTTCGAGGCCGACCGTGCCGGGTTCCTGGGCGCGCGGTTGGTGCGGCTCCCGGACAACGAGTGGCTGGACATCGTCGAGTGGGCGACCCCGGAGGCCTTCGCCGAGTCCCGTGAGAAGGGGCCGAACCAGCCAGGCATCGCGCGGTTCTTCGCGGCGATCGACTCGCTCGTCGTCGCGGAGGAAGGCGTCCTCGCGGAGTAG
- a CDS encoding YciI family protein, with the protein MRYMLLHKTNDNLEAGNPPDAEILERADAVLEEMRQAGVLVLGEGLMPSSRGARVVFPRPGQPRVVDGPFAETKELVAGVSIIRVDSKEEAVRWALRFAEADPNTPIDILEIAG; encoded by the coding sequence ATGAGGTACATGCTGCTGCACAAGACGAACGACAACCTGGAGGCGGGGAATCCGCCGGACGCGGAGATCCTGGAGCGGGCGGATGCGGTGCTCGAGGAGATGCGCCAGGCCGGTGTGCTGGTCCTCGGCGAGGGTCTGATGCCGAGCTCGCGCGGCGCGCGGGTGGTGTTCCCGCGGCCGGGTCAGCCGCGGGTGGTCGACGGGCCGTTCGCGGAGACCAAGGAGCTGGTCGCCGGCGTGTCGATCATCCGGGTGGACAGCAAGGAGGAGGCCGTCCGCTGGGCACTCCGCTTCGCCGAGGCCGACCCCAACACCCCGATCGACATCCTGGAGATCGCCGGCTGA